From the Mycoplasmatota bacterium genome, one window contains:
- a CDS encoding rubrerythrin family protein gives MKKELIEKFSSYRQGKSLKGTETEKNILKSFAGESQARNRYHLFAEVAREEGYEQIAAIFEETAYNEKHHAQIFFAFLEGDGVEITAMYPAGKIGTTLENLKAAAEGEHEEFVELYPAFAEIALQEGFPKIASQFKLIAKVEKEHEDRYRKLVKNLEEDQVFAKEEKVVWVCRECGHIHVGTKAPGMCPTCLRPKSYFEVKSNNY, from the coding sequence ATGAAAAAAGAATTAATTGAAAAGTTTAGTAGTTACCGTCAAGGTAAAAGTTTAAAGGGAACAGAAACAGAAAAAAATATTTTGAAGTCATTTGCTGGTGAATCTCAAGCTAGAAATAGATATCATCTATTTGCTGAAGTTGCTCGTGAAGAAGGGTATGAGCAAATTGCTGCTATTTTTGAAGAAACAGCTTATAATGAAAAACATCATGCCCAAATCTTTTTTGCATTTTTAGAAGGTGATGGTGTTGAAATTACTGCAATGTATCCTGCTGGAAAAATCGGTACTACATTAGAAAATTTAAAAGCAGCAGCTGAAGGAGAACATGAAGAATTTGTGGAATTATATCCAGCATTTGCTGAAATAGCTCTTCAAGAAGGATTTCCTAAAATTGCAAGTCAATTTAAATTAATCGCTAAAGTTGAAAAGGAACATGAAGATAGATATCGTAAATTAGTTAAAAACTTAGAAGAAGATCAAGTATTTGCTAAAGAAGAAAAAGTTGTTTGGGTATGTAGAGAATGTGGACATATCCATGTTGGAACAAAAGCACCAGGAATGTGTCCTACATGTTTAAGACCGAAATCTTATTTTGAAGTAAAATCAAATAATTATTAA
- a CDS encoding alpha/beta-type small acid-soluble spore protein, which produces MENKNRSNKLVVPGAKQVLNQFKYEIASEFGVTLGSQTSARQNGSVGGEMTKRLIAEAQATRANNSNNG; this is translated from the coding sequence ATGGAAAATAAAAATAGAAGTAATAAATTAGTAGTGCCAGGAGCAAAACAGGTTTTAAACCAGTTTAAATATGAAATAGCCAGTGAATTTGGTGTAACGCTTGGTTCACAAACTTCTGCACGTCAAAATGGATCTGTAGGTGGAGAAATGACTAAACGTTTAATTGCTGAAGCACAAGCAACAAGAGCGAATAATTCAAATAATGGATAA
- the miaB gene encoding tRNA (N6-isopentenyl adenosine(37)-C2)-methylthiotransferase MiaB, giving the protein MSEKDYSKYFHKPNLKQARKRGKEDVNTINFDMPDKMENIGKDKLFMIDTYGCQMNVHDSEVIAGILTKLGYQATDKEEEADVIILNTCAIRENAENKVFGQIGRLKAFKQKNPDLILGVCGCMSQEEKVVNKLLKTYQHVDLIFGTHNIHRLPEYLRDAYMNKERVIEVWSQEGDIVEHMPMVREGNIKAWVNIMYGCDEFCTYCIVPYTRGKERSRNPEDILEEIKKLAEEGFKEVTLLGQNVNAYGKDLKNREYGFGDLLADIQKINIPRVRFTTSHPRDFDDKTVATLTKRGNLCEHVHLPVQSGNTEVLKRMNRKYTRERYLELVNQLKEAIPDVALTTDIIVGFPRETEEQFKDTLSLVEQVNFEGAYTFIYSPREGTPAARMEDNVSLEEKKERLQRLNDIINHQFASAHKKYEGKIVEVLCEGTSKNDETILAGYTRANKLVNFKGPKESIGELVQVKITEVKTWHLLGEQVNE; this is encoded by the coding sequence ATGTCTGAAAAAGATTACTCAAAATACTTTCATAAACCAAATTTGAAACAGGCAAGAAAAAGAGGTAAAGAGGATGTAAATACCATTAATTTTGATATGCCTGATAAAATGGAGAATATAGGAAAAGATAAATTGTTCATGATAGATACATATGGTTGTCAAATGAATGTTCATGATTCTGAAGTGATTGCAGGAATATTGACGAAATTAGGATATCAAGCTACTGATAAAGAAGAAGAGGCGGATGTCATTATTTTAAATACATGTGCTATACGAGAAAATGCAGAAAACAAAGTATTTGGACAAATTGGTCGACTAAAAGCATTTAAACAGAAAAATCCTGATTTAATTTTAGGGGTATGTGGTTGTATGTCACAAGAAGAAAAAGTCGTCAATAAACTTTTGAAAACCTATCAACATGTGGATTTAATTTTTGGAACCCATAATATTCATCGTTTACCTGAATATTTGCGAGATGCTTATATGAATAAAGAACGTGTTATTGAGGTATGGAGTCAAGAAGGGGACATTGTTGAACATATGCCTATGGTTCGAGAGGGTAATATAAAAGCATGGGTAAATATTATGTATGGTTGTGATGAGTTTTGTACTTATTGTATTGTACCTTATACACGTGGCAAAGAGCGTTCAAGAAATCCAGAAGATATATTAGAAGAGATTAAAAAATTAGCTGAGGAAGGTTTCAAAGAAGTAACCTTGCTTGGACAAAATGTAAATGCCTATGGTAAAGATTTAAAAAATCGTGAATATGGTTTTGGAGATTTATTAGCTGATATACAAAAAATAAATATTCCTCGCGTTCGTTTTACAACCAGTCATCCGAGAGATTTTGATGATAAAACAGTTGCTACTCTTACTAAACGTGGTAATTTATGTGAACATGTTCATTTACCAGTACAATCAGGGAATACAGAAGTATTAAAACGGATGAATCGAAAATATACTCGTGAGAGATATTTAGAACTTGTAAATCAATTAAAAGAAGCCATTCCTGATGTTGCCTTAACAACGGATATTATTGTTGGTTTTCCTAGGGAAACAGAAGAGCAATTCAAAGATACTTTAAGTTTAGTTGAACAAGTAAATTTTGAAGGAGCTTATACCTTTATATATTCACCAAGAGAAGGAACACCAGCAGCTAGAATGGAAGATAATGTTTCTTTAGAAGAGAAAAAAGAAAGATTACAACGATTAAATGATATTATAAATCATCAATTTGCTTCTGCACATAAAAAATATGAAGGTAAAATTGTTGAAGTATTATGTGAAGGAACAAGTAAAAATGATGAAACGATTTTAGCTGGTTATACAAGAGCGAATAAACTAGTTAATTTTAAAGGCCCTAAAGAATCAATTGGAGAATTAGTTCAGGTTAAAATTACTGAAGTTAAGACATGGCATTTATTAGGAGAACAGGTTAATGAATGA
- a CDS encoding YlbF family regulator gives MNEVEAKINELINLISDQEEVKRYKQIEKEMHQNKYIINKIEDFKKFQKKMVIYESHHNQIPEEVNKRYNSLYNELLEIPIYNEYITLQKEINELLQEITKIIEFELSLK, from the coding sequence ATGAATGAGGTAGAAGCTAAGATTAATGAATTAATTAATTTAATTAGCGACCAAGAGGAAGTAAAACGGTATAAACAGATAGAAAAAGAAATGCATCAGAATAAATATATAATAAATAAAATTGAAGATTTTAAGAAGTTTCAAAAGAAAATGGTTATTTATGAATCACATCATAATCAAATTCCTGAAGAAGTGAATAAACGATATAATTCATTATATAATGAGTTGTTAGAAATCCCAATATATAATGAGTATATTACCTTACAAAAAGAAATAAATGAATTATTACAAGAAATCACAAAAATTATTGAATTTGAATTAAGTTTGAAGTGA
- a CDS encoding alpha/beta-type small acid-soluble spore protein: protein MPRSKLLVPGCKQALDQMKYEIANEFGVNLGPDTASRLNGSVGGEITKRLVASAQQQMGSATNIQNK from the coding sequence ATGCCAAGAAGTAAATTATTAGTTCCTGGTTGTAAGCAAGCATTAGACCAAATGAAATATGAAATAGCTAATGAATTTGGTGTGAATCTTGGTCCTGATACAGCATCTCGTTTAAACGGTTCTGTAGGTGGAGAAATTACAAAACGTCTAGTTGCTTCCGCTCAACAACAAATGGGATCAGCTACAAACATTCAAAATAAATAA
- a CDS encoding alpha/beta-type small acid-soluble spore protein, with translation MPRSSNKLLVPGAQKAIEQMKYEIANEFGVNLGPDTTSRLNGSVGGEMVKRFVAMAQQQLSSSYTNTNQNR, from the coding sequence ATGCCAAGAAGTTCAAATAAACTATTAGTTCCTGGAGCTCAAAAAGCTATTGAACAAATGAAATATGAAATAGCTAATGAATTTGGTGTAAATCTTGGTCCTGATACAACGTCAAGATTAAATGGTTCTGTAGGTGGGGAAATGGTTAAACGTTTTGTCGCTATGGCTCAACAACAATTAAGTTCTAGTTACACAAACACAAATCAAAATAGATAA
- a CDS encoding MATE family efflux transporter, which yields MEDKIYYTKNLNKTIIVLIIPIIIEMFLETMIGYVDVSMLGRLDKFYLASTEVSNSLIYTCLVLANAFSLGGTVLVTKYIGAEDNKNRNKTIGQTISIGIIFSLVFLIIFYFFSTNFLKLMGAKDSCEAMVLTNAKAYMSIMTFSIPILMFRQMFVGLLRGMGKTKIPMYLSGLNIILNIIFNTIFIYDHISVMGLNINLFGLAIRGAAIATLTSRSISLVLLILYFIKIAKFKLKISDFIFTKPILSGIFSVGIPTALEMMIFRAGMLKFLSMVTTLGPTAISAHAVANAAESLSFTPGNAFNVVIVTLVGQFLGAKNYMMAKECIKKTDRLAIIFMGTMGLFFLLIPFVFIRLFTNDADVIRLSSSVLRIEALAQVFFARYYVYSGLMRTIGKSKQIFFVTSSSVWLVRITIAHFLLNYTELGLAAAWIAMSLDYVYRAAFLTILANRNMKKIFQSSQKTSNKFNIFKRKKAFVSNH from the coding sequence ATGGAAGATAAAATATATTATACAAAGAATTTAAACAAAACAATAATCGTACTAATTATTCCTATCATTATTGAAATGTTTTTAGAAACAATGATTGGATATGTAGATGTCTCCATGTTAGGAAGACTTGATAAATTTTATTTAGCTTCAACGGAAGTATCTAATAGCCTTATATATACTTGTTTGGTTTTAGCCAATGCTTTTAGTTTAGGTGGAACGGTTTTAGTAACAAAATATATTGGCGCAGAAGATAATAAAAATAGAAATAAGACCATTGGTCAAACAATTTCTATTGGAATTATTTTTTCGCTCGTATTCTTAATAATATTCTATTTTTTTTCTACTAACTTTTTGAAATTAATGGGTGCAAAAGATTCATGTGAGGCTATGGTATTAACCAATGCAAAAGCCTATATGAGTATTATGACTTTCTCCATTCCAATATTAATGTTTAGACAAATGTTTGTTGGGCTTTTACGTGGAATGGGAAAAACCAAAATTCCAATGTATTTAAGTGGTTTAAATATTATTTTGAATATTATTTTTAATACCATCTTTATCTATGATCATATTTCTGTAATGGGTCTTAATATCAATCTATTTGGTTTAGCAATTAGGGGAGCAGCGATTGCAACGTTAACTAGTCGTAGTATTTCTTTAGTATTATTAATTCTCTATTTTATTAAAATAGCTAAATTCAAACTAAAAATATCCGATTTTATATTTACAAAACCAATTCTTTCAGGTATTTTTTCTGTTGGAATACCTACAGCACTTGAAATGATGATTTTCCGTGCAGGAATGCTGAAATTTTTATCAATGGTAACAACCCTTGGACCAACTGCTATTTCAGCTCATGCAGTCGCTAACGCTGCTGAGTCCTTGTCTTTTACACCTGGTAATGCTTTTAATGTTGTTATTGTTACATTGGTGGGTCAATTTTTAGGTGCTAAAAATTATATGATGGCTAAAGAATGTATTAAAAAAACCGATCGTTTAGCAATCATTTTTATGGGAACGATGGGATTGTTTTTCTTATTAATACCTTTTGTCTTTATTAGATTATTTACAAATGATGCTGATGTTATTAGATTATCAAGTAGTGTATTAAGAATAGAAGCATTAGCTCAAGTCTTTTTTGCAAGATATTATGTTTACTCTGGTTTAATGAGGACCATTGGAAAGTCAAAACAAATCTTTTTTGTTACTTCATCAAGTGTTTGGTTAGTTCGAATTACCATCGCTCATTTCTTACTTAATTATACAGAATTAGGTTTAGCTGCCGCATGGATAGCGATGAGTTTAGATTATGTATATCGAGCTGCATTTTTAACCATATTAGCAAATCGTAATATGAAAAAAATATTTCAATCGAGTCAAAAAACATCAAACAAATTTAATATTTTTAAAAGAAAAAAAGCTTTTGTGTCTAATCACTAA
- a CDS encoding ABC transporter permease yields the protein MNDFIENITYYSVATLLIFFIIIIIINLRLKLNFSKKMIISIIRMFIQLSLVGLFLEYIFYLDKPYINALYLLLMICVASFTTVRNTKTTFKKFFIPIIIGLLITIFPLLLFFNYFVAKLDNLFLAQVFIPISGMLLGNSMNGSILAIDTFYKSIKNNEKEYFTSLSLAANRFEAIMPYFRNAVTTSTKQVIATMETIGIVALPGMMTGQILSGSSPMTAILYQIGIMMAIFVARYTTSIVVILLSMKNAFDEYDVLHL from the coding sequence ATGAATGATTTTATTGAAAATATCACTTATTATAGCGTAGCAACTTTACTAATTTTCTTTATTATTATTATTATCATCAATTTAAGATTAAAACTTAATTTTTCTAAGAAAATGATCATCTCTATTATTAGAATGTTCATCCAATTATCCTTAGTAGGATTATTTTTAGAATATATCTTTTATTTAGATAAACCTTATATAAATGCCCTATACTTATTACTGATGATCTGTGTGGCTAGTTTTACTACGGTAAGAAATACAAAAACAACATTTAAGAAATTCTTTATTCCTATTATAATTGGTCTCCTTATTACTATTTTCCCTTTATTACTCTTTTTTAATTACTTTGTGGCTAAACTTGATAATTTATTTTTAGCTCAAGTTTTCATTCCTATTTCAGGAATGCTGTTAGGTAATTCAATGAATGGTTCTATTTTAGCGATAGATACTTTTTATAAATCAATTAAAAACAATGAGAAAGAATACTTTACTTCACTTTCTTTAGCAGCTAATCGCTTTGAAGCAATCATGCCCTATTTTCGAAATGCTGTCACAACAAGCACAAAACAGGTTATTGCAACCATGGAGACCATTGGGATTGTTGCTTTACCAGGAATGATGACAGGACAAATATTAAGTGGCTCCTCACCTATGACAGCTATTTTATATCAAATTGGAATTATGATGGCTATCTTTGTGGCAAGATACACAACCTCAATAGTAGTTATTTTATTGTCAATGAAAAATGCTTTTGATGAATATGATGTTTTACATCTATAA
- a CDS encoding ATP-binding cassette domain-containing protein, with translation MIQFKDINLQFNNKQVFNDFNLTINEKDKILLSAPSGSGKTSLVKMLLGIIRYEGDILLKNQLLTPSTRNFFRKNISYVSQDVDLQNLKTNDLINEILSYKVNKHISYNQKLILQLFHQFNLNNEHLEKQVHDLSGGERARVGFIIALLLDRDILILDEITAGLDEKLKRKIIDYTCHLDKTIIIISHDSLWKEAEKIRLVEWNNE, from the coding sequence ATGATACAATTCAAAGACATTAATTTACAATTTAATAATAAACAAGTCTTTAATGATTTTAATCTAACAATTAATGAGAAAGATAAAATTCTATTGAGCGCACCTAGTGGGAGTGGTAAAACCTCATTAGTTAAAATGTTACTTGGGATTATTCGTTACGAAGGAGATATCCTATTAAAAAATCAACTTTTAACACCATCAACAAGAAATTTTTTCAGAAAGAATATTTCTTATGTCAGTCAAGATGTTGACCTTCAAAATTTGAAAACAAATGATTTGATTAATGAAATATTATCCTATAAAGTTAATAAACATATTTCTTATAATCAAAAACTTATTCTTCAATTATTTCATCAATTTAATTTAAATAATGAACACTTAGAAAAACAAGTTCATGATTTATCCGGTGGTGAGAGAGCTAGAGTAGGATTTATTATTGCATTATTATTAGATCGAGATATCTTAATATTAGATGAAATAACTGCCGGTTTAGATGAAAAACTTAAAAGAAAAATCATTGATTATACTTGTCATTTAGATAAAACAATTATTATTATTTCCCATGATTCTCTTTGGAAAGAAGCAGAAAAAATAAGGTTGGTGGAATGGAACAATGAATGA
- a CDS encoding alpha/beta-type small acid-soluble spore protein has protein sequence MARTSNKLLVPGAQQALDQMKYEIANEFGVNLGPDTASRLNGSVGGEITKRLVATAQQQMSSGMPNQSR, from the coding sequence ATGGCAAGAACTTCAAATAAATTATTAGTTCCTGGTGCTCAACAAGCATTAGACCAAATGAAATATGAAATCGCTAATGAATTTGGTGTGAATCTTGGTCCTGACACAGCATCACGTTTAAATGGATCTGTAGGTGGAGAAATTACAAAACGTTTAGTTGCAACAGCTCAACAACAAATGAGTTCAGGTATGCCTAATCAATCTAGATAA